The genomic region AAAGCGATCATAAGCGTAATGGGCAATTTGCAACCACATTTACGGGATGTGCCCGATTTTCAACATAAACTTTGGGACCAATTGTTTATTATGTCCGATTTTAAACTGGATGTAGAATCACCCTTTCCCATTACCAGTAAAGAGGTTTTGCAACAACGTCCCGAACCTTTGAAATACCCCCAAAATTTTCCTAAATATCGCTTTTATGGCAACAACATCAAAAGAATGATAGATGTTGCCGTTAAATGGGAAAAGGGCGATATGCGTGATGGCCTGGAATATGCCATCGCTAATCATATGAAAAAGTGCTACTTAAATTGGAATAAGGACACCGTTGATGACAAGGCCATTTTTGAACACTTGTTCGAGTTGAGTGACGGTCAGATTGATTTAGCGTCCGATGGTGAAAATCTTACGGATAGTGGCCAATTCCTCAAAAATAGAGTCGCCAAAAATACGGGGCGGAG from Costertonia aggregata harbors:
- a CDS encoding DUF4290 domain-containing protein, with the translated sequence MNLVENLEYNTEREKLIIPEYGRHFQKMVDHAVSIKDDEERNRIAKAIISVMGNLQPHLRDVPDFQHKLWDQLFIMSDFKLDVESPFPITSKEVLQQRPEPLKYPQNFPKYRFYGNNIKRMIDVAVKWEKGDMRDGLEYAIANHMKKCYLNWNKDTVDDKAIFEHLFELSDGQIDLASDGENLTDSGQFLKNRVAKNTGRSNNNKKNQRNNNRGKKRY